A window of the Burkholderia sp. 9120 genome harbors these coding sequences:
- a CDS encoding glutamate decarboxylase produces the protein MALHQTVETHDEAIEDVYSASSSQRRLPKFRLPEHSTAPSAAYNLVRDELLLDGNSRQNLATFCTTWVEPEVQKLMADAVDKNMIDKDEYPQTAEIENRCVHMIADLWHAPKSWDTIGCSTTGSSEASMLGGLALKWRWKKKREAAGLSTDKPNFVCGPVQICWKKFARYFDVEIREVPLRDGALGLQPHDLREFCDENTIGVVATLGVTFTGIYEPVAALARELDAMQRDIGLDIPIHVDAASGGFVAPFIQRELDWDFTIDRVKSINASGHKYGLAPLGVGWVVWRSKADLPEDLIFYVDYLGGNMATFALNFSRPGGEIIAQYYNFLRLGREGYTRIQQACSDTAQWLAAEIAKIGPLELVYDGKDGLPAVCYKLKDGETHGFTLYDLSERVRMRGWQIASYPLPADRQQVVVQRVLIRHGVSRDLIGLLLDDLRRGIDYLRQNPVPNSDAGPTFSHGAHVVPLKVPLNVPLKNA, from the coding sequence ATGGCATTGCATCAAACGGTTGAAACGCACGACGAAGCGATCGAAGACGTCTACTCGGCCAGTTCCTCGCAGCGGCGTTTGCCGAAATTCCGGCTTCCCGAGCATTCGACGGCGCCCTCCGCCGCCTACAACCTGGTCCGCGACGAGTTGCTGCTGGACGGCAATTCGCGGCAGAACCTCGCGACCTTCTGCACGACATGGGTCGAGCCCGAAGTCCAGAAGCTGATGGCGGACGCGGTCGACAAGAACATGATCGACAAGGACGAGTATCCGCAAACCGCCGAGATCGAAAACCGCTGCGTACACATGATCGCCGACCTCTGGCACGCGCCGAAGTCGTGGGACACCATCGGCTGCTCGACCACCGGTTCGAGCGAAGCGTCGATGCTCGGCGGCCTCGCGCTGAAATGGCGCTGGAAGAAAAAGCGCGAAGCGGCGGGCCTGTCGACCGACAAACCGAACTTCGTCTGCGGCCCGGTGCAGATCTGCTGGAAGAAATTCGCCCGCTACTTCGACGTGGAGATTCGCGAAGTGCCGCTGCGCGACGGCGCGCTCGGTCTGCAGCCGCACGACCTGCGCGAGTTCTGCGATGAAAACACCATCGGCGTGGTCGCCACGCTGGGCGTCACGTTTACCGGCATCTACGAACCGGTCGCGGCGCTGGCGCGCGAACTGGACGCCATGCAGCGCGATATCGGCCTCGATATTCCGATTCACGTCGACGCGGCGAGCGGCGGCTTCGTCGCGCCGTTCATTCAGCGCGAGCTCGATTGGGACTTCACGATCGACCGCGTCAAGTCGATCAACGCATCCGGCCACAAATACGGCCTCGCGCCGCTCGGCGTGGGTTGGGTGGTCTGGCGTTCGAAAGCCGATCTGCCGGAAGACCTGATCTTCTACGTCGACTATCTCGGCGGCAACATGGCGACCTTCGCGCTGAATTTCAGCCGGCCGGGCGGTGAGATCATCGCGCAGTACTACAACTTCCTGCGGCTGGGCCGCGAAGGCTATACGCGTATCCAGCAGGCCTGCTCGGACACCGCGCAATGGCTCGCCGCGGAGATCGCGAAGATCGGCCCGCTGGAACTCGTCTACGACGGCAAGGACGGACTCCCCGCCGTCTGCTACAAGCTCAAGGACGGCGAAACGCACGGCTTCACGCTGTACGACCTGTCCGAACGGGTGCGGATGCGCGGCTGGCAGATCGCCTCCTATCCGCTGCCCGCCGATCGTCAGCAGGTGGTCGTGCAACGCGTGCTGATCCGCCACGGCGTGAGCCGCGATCTGATCGGTCTGCTGCTCGACGACCTGCGGCGCGGCATCGACTACTTGCGGCAGAACCCCGTGCCGAATTCCGACGCCGGGCCGACCTTCAGTCACGGCGCGCACGTCGTCCCGCTGAAGGTGCCGCTGAACGTGCCGCTGAAAAACGCCTGA
- a CDS encoding transporter, with translation MIAFLKFLQTNPYVLLFLVVGLAIWMGRWTVKGYGLGAVASAIVVGCGVATWGAAYGVHFQLDNFTKSLFYYLFMYGVGLRVGPSFINSLKGDGLKFTFLAIVSSFLGLGIVVIGTKWLQLPLGSAGGILAGSQTMSAAIGSAEQAITSGAVPLPPGTTQGDATAMIALSYGITYIWGTVGIILICKYLPRWWRVDARKAAKEYEKEHGVPNVDDAGLSGYRPFDLRAYRLANSELDGITITQFRARFAEYQIENVERGPDLLGADPELALRVGDVIALGGSLDALTDHMGLIGPEVPDARVLNIPLDQAEIVVTHRKVIGRALKEFASSPIAGQVQLIGIQRGGAPLPVGLETQLQRLDVLQLVGLRSAVAKAGEMLGIIARPSTATDLLTLSLGMILGFLIGLIQVPAFGSSVGLGNAGGLLVSGIIVSSLVSRVRFFGNTPNAARNILEDMGLIFFVAIVGVNAGANLLSQLDGAIALKIFLLGFVACTIPPFIVWAIGFHLFKINPAILMGGVAGARSHSGPAREAAKEIDSTVPWIGFPVGYAVSGILLTVFGYFAMILAR, from the coding sequence ATGATTGCATTCCTGAAGTTTCTGCAAACCAACCCGTACGTGCTGCTGTTTCTCGTCGTCGGCCTGGCCATCTGGATGGGACGCTGGACCGTAAAAGGCTATGGCCTGGGCGCGGTCGCGTCGGCGATCGTGGTCGGCTGCGGCGTGGCGACCTGGGGCGCCGCCTACGGCGTGCACTTCCAGCTCGACAACTTCACGAAGAGCCTGTTCTATTACCTGTTCATGTATGGCGTCGGGCTGCGCGTCGGGCCATCGTTCATCAACAGTCTGAAAGGCGACGGACTGAAGTTCACGTTTCTCGCTATCGTGTCGTCGTTCCTCGGACTCGGCATCGTGGTGATCGGCACGAAATGGCTGCAATTGCCGCTCGGCTCCGCGGGCGGCATTCTCGCGGGCTCGCAAACCATGTCGGCGGCGATCGGTTCGGCCGAACAGGCCATCACCTCCGGCGCGGTGCCGCTGCCGCCCGGCACGACCCAGGGCGACGCGACCGCGATGATCGCGCTGTCGTACGGCATCACGTATATCTGGGGCACCGTCGGCATCATCCTGATCTGCAAGTATTTGCCGCGCTGGTGGCGGGTCGACGCGCGCAAGGCGGCCAAAGAATACGAAAAGGAGCACGGCGTGCCGAACGTCGACGACGCCGGTTTGAGCGGCTACCGTCCGTTCGATCTGCGCGCCTACCGGCTGGCTAACAGCGAACTCGACGGCATCACGATTACGCAGTTCCGCGCGCGTTTCGCCGAGTATCAGATCGAGAACGTGGAGCGTGGCCCGGATCTGCTCGGCGCCGATCCCGAACTGGCGCTGCGCGTGGGCGACGTGATCGCGCTGGGCGGCAGTCTCGACGCGCTGACCGATCATATGGGGCTGATCGGCCCGGAAGTGCCCGATGCGCGCGTGCTCAATATTCCGCTGGATCAGGCCGAAATCGTGGTGACGCACCGCAAGGTCATCGGCCGCGCATTGAAGGAATTCGCGTCCTCGCCGATCGCGGGCCAGGTGCAGTTGATCGGCATCCAGCGTGGTGGCGCGCCGTTGCCGGTGGGGCTGGAAACGCAATTGCAGCGGCTCGATGTGCTGCAACTGGTCGGCTTGCGCAGCGCCGTCGCCAAGGCCGGCGAGATGCTCGGCATCATCGCGCGACCCAGCACCGCGACCGATCTGTTGACGCTCTCGCTCGGCATGATCCTCGGCTTTCTGATCGGCCTGATCCAGGTGCCGGCCTTCGGTTCGTCGGTCGGATTGGGCAATGCCGGCGGCTTGCTGGTGTCGGGCATCATCGTGTCGTCGCTGGTGTCGCGCGTGCGGTTCTTCGGCAATACGCCTAACGCGGCGCGCAACATTCTCGAAGACATGGGGCTGATCTTCTTTGTCGCGATTGTCGGCGTCAATGCCGGCGCGAATCTGCTGTCGCAACTCGACGGCGCCATCGCGCTGAAAATTTTCCTGCTGGGTTTCGTGGCTTGCACGATTCCGCCGTTCATCGTCTGGGCGATCGGCTTTCATCTGTTCAAGATCAATCCGGCGATCCTGATGGGCGGCGTGGCGGGTGCGCGCAGTCACTCGGGACCGGCGCGGGAAGCCGCCAAGGAAATCGACAGCACGGTGCCGTGGATCGGCTTTCCGGTCGGCTACGCGGTGTCCGGCATTCTGCTGACGGTGTTCGGTTACTTCGCGATGATCCTCGCGCGTTGA
- a CDS encoding PAS domain-containing sensor histidine kinase — protein sequence MNLLRRRFQTNESFRLLVDAVNDYAIFMLNPSGHVVTWNAGAQKMKGYGADEVLGRHVSIFHAREDIAAGEPGALLARAAAYGRAENEGIRIRRDGSQFWANVVITAIRDKSGALRGFAKVTQDLTERRRVAELEAVSRLAARIQAAREEEQIRIAHELHDDLGQQLTALKMSLAELEHGLRDRGSLDAGIQSGVTDMARVIDDTVASLRRIATGLRPIALETLGLASALEWLIDDFTQRYGIAVATSLPNPPLNLHEAAESALFHMVQEALTNVARHAQADRVSVELSRQSGQGKGRCVLRIVDNGRGAAPVELAGETSFGLVGMRERARGLNGTVQIDTAPGGGFSVMVSLPLAAIEPSDTSGD from the coding sequence ATGAACCTGTTGCGCCGTCGTTTCCAGACCAATGAGAGCTTTCGTCTGCTCGTCGACGCCGTCAACGATTACGCGATCTTCATGCTGAACCCGTCGGGCCATGTCGTCACCTGGAATGCGGGCGCGCAGAAAATGAAAGGCTACGGCGCGGACGAGGTGCTCGGCCGTCATGTCTCGATCTTTCATGCACGCGAGGACATCGCGGCCGGCGAGCCCGGCGCGCTGCTGGCACGCGCCGCAGCCTACGGGCGCGCGGAAAACGAAGGCATCCGGATTCGCCGCGACGGCTCGCAATTCTGGGCCAACGTGGTGATCACCGCGATCCGCGACAAGTCCGGCGCGTTGCGCGGCTTTGCCAAAGTGACCCAGGATCTGACCGAGCGCCGCAGAGTGGCGGAACTGGAAGCGGTCAGCCGTCTCGCGGCCCGAATCCAGGCCGCGCGCGAAGAGGAACAGATCCGCATCGCGCACGAGCTTCACGACGATCTCGGCCAGCAGTTGACCGCGCTCAAGATGTCGCTGGCCGAACTGGAACACGGCCTGCGCGATCGAGGCTCACTCGATGCCGGCATTCAGTCCGGTGTCACCGACATGGCCCGGGTGATCGACGACACCGTCGCCTCGTTGCGCCGGATCGCGACGGGTTTGCGGCCAATCGCGCTCGAAACGCTCGGACTCGCGTCCGCACTCGAATGGCTGATCGACGATTTCACGCAACGCTATGGCATCGCGGTCGCTACGTCGCTGCCCAACCCGCCGCTGAACCTGCACGAAGCGGCGGAATCCGCGCTGTTTCATATGGTCCAGGAAGCGCTGACCAATGTCGCGCGGCACGCGCAAGCGGACCGGGTCAGCGTGGAACTGAGCCGGCAATCCGGTCAGGGAAAAGGCCGCTGTGTGCTGCGTATCGTCGACAACGGTCGAGGCGCGGCGCCGGTCGAACTGGCGGGCGAAACGTCGTTCGGCCTGGTGGGCATGCGCGAGCGCGCTCGCGGGCTGAACGGCACGGTGCAGATCGACACCGCGCCGGGCGGCGGCTTCAGCGTCATGGTCAGCCTGCCGCTGGCGGCGATCGAGCCGAGCGACACGAGCGGGGACTGA
- a CDS encoding helix-turn-helix domain-containing protein yields MKDDVSPASRYRPSIFAAPFRKTGDGSAVELLSVAEQDALIDASRLVSVRRNTVLYPEGGTAEFVYNIVSGVAETYQLLANGQKRITAFLFPRDLMGLSLNGTYVATGQSLTALTAYRIPLDALEAILEHDPRLDLSLLCKLCHELRRSQHHALTVGKNDAVARIASFLLWIEHAYAMPERAAGELALPMARHDVADYVGLSVESVSRALHALETQGVIRRKGPRLITLLDMAALRALAGTQ; encoded by the coding sequence ATGAAAGACGATGTTTCCCCGGCGTCGCGCTATCGACCGTCGATCTTCGCCGCGCCGTTCAGGAAGACCGGCGACGGCAGCGCGGTGGAACTGCTGTCCGTCGCCGAACAGGACGCGCTGATCGACGCCTCGCGGCTGGTCAGCGTCAGGCGTAATACGGTGCTGTATCCCGAAGGCGGGACGGCGGAGTTCGTCTACAACATCGTCAGCGGCGTGGCGGAGACGTATCAACTGCTGGCCAACGGTCAGAAGCGCATTACCGCGTTTCTGTTTCCACGCGACCTGATGGGGCTCAGCCTCAACGGGACCTATGTGGCGACCGGCCAATCGCTGACCGCGTTGACCGCCTACCGGATTCCGCTCGACGCGCTCGAGGCGATTCTCGAACACGATCCGCGTCTGGACTTGAGCCTGCTTTGCAAGCTGTGCCACGAGCTGCGGCGCTCGCAGCATCATGCGCTCACCGTCGGGAAAAACGACGCGGTGGCGCGCATCGCCAGTTTTCTGCTGTGGATCGAGCATGCGTATGCGATGCCGGAGCGAGCGGCCGGCGAACTCGCGTTGCCGATGGCGCGGCATGACGTGGCCGACTATGTCGGGTTGTCGGTGGAATCGGTGAGTCGCGCCTTGCATGCGCTCGAAACGCAGGGCGTGATTCGCCGCAAGGGGCCGCGTTTGATTACGCTGCTCGACATGGCCGCGTTGCGGGCGTTGGCGGGGACGCAGTGA
- a CDS encoding alpha/beta fold hydrolase: MAAAAAMLKTSADLSAKNLAFLAEEEKIHFELRPALASENRPLLDLRTMVFRDYSTPNASGVPTIVDAPYAGHSAMIADYQPGQSLMETLRDNGLSRLYLTDWKSATDDMKDLEIDQYLAELNVCVDEVGGRVNLVGLCQGGWMAAMYAARFPHKVASLVLAGSPIDTDAGDGPVRKMAHTYPTSFYQELVDMGRGVMRGKLMLRGWKNMHPEQHYMTDHIDLYEHMDDPEYLRKEEIFESWYENPIDLPGRWYLQAIVQLFKENRFAKGTFVALGQTLNLQAVTCPVYLLAGESDDITTKEQVFDAVKYLGTAPGKIVRKLVPGGHIGLFMGSRTLKDAWPEIAAWIRAAA; this comes from the coding sequence ATGGCCGCCGCCGCCGCGATGCTGAAGACCAGCGCGGATCTGTCGGCGAAGAACCTCGCGTTTCTCGCCGAAGAAGAGAAGATTCACTTCGAACTGCGTCCCGCGCTGGCTTCCGAAAACCGGCCCTTGCTCGATCTGCGCACCATGGTGTTCCGCGATTATTCGACGCCAAACGCGAGTGGCGTGCCCACGATCGTCGACGCGCCTTATGCCGGGCACAGCGCGATGATCGCCGACTATCAGCCAGGACAAAGCCTGATGGAGACGCTGCGCGACAACGGGCTCTCACGGCTTTATCTGACCGACTGGAAGTCGGCCACCGACGACATGAAAGATCTGGAGATCGATCAGTATCTGGCCGAGCTGAATGTCTGCGTCGACGAAGTAGGCGGCCGCGTGAATCTGGTCGGGTTGTGCCAGGGCGGCTGGATGGCGGCCATGTATGCGGCGCGTTTTCCGCACAAGGTGGCGAGCCTGGTGCTGGCGGGCTCGCCGATCGACACCGACGCGGGCGACGGTCCGGTCAGAAAGATGGCGCATACGTACCCCACGTCGTTCTATCAGGAACTGGTCGACATGGGACGCGGCGTGATGCGCGGCAAGCTGATGTTGCGCGGCTGGAAGAACATGCATCCGGAACAGCATTACATGACCGACCATATCGACCTCTACGAGCATATGGACGACCCTGAGTATCTGCGCAAGGAAGAAATTTTCGAGAGCTGGTACGAGAACCCGATCGATCTGCCGGGCCGCTGGTATCTGCAGGCCATCGTTCAGCTCTTCAAGGAAAACCGCTTCGCCAAAGGCACATTCGTCGCGCTCGGCCAGACGCTCAATCTGCAGGCCGTCACGTGCCCGGTCTATCTGCTGGCTGGCGAATCGGACGACATCACGACGAAAGAGCAGGTGTTCGACGCGGTGAAGTATCTCGGCACCGCGCCCGGCAAGATTGTCAGGAAGCTCGTGCCGGGCGGCCATATCGGCCTGTTCATGGGCTCGCGCACGTTGAAGGACGCGTGGCCGGAGATCGCGGCGTGGATTCGCGCGGCGGCATGA